Proteins from one Cryptomeria japonica chromosome 4, Sugi_1.0, whole genome shotgun sequence genomic window:
- the LOC131079553 gene encoding major strawberry allergen Fra a 1.07-like, which translates to MVAESYSFEIESPVEAKRLWNGTLDTYNLLPKQVLGITSGITLFQGDGGVSTIRQVNFTAANKDFSYVKEKVDLIDEANMVYSFSHVEGGVIGTKDASISYTIKFSPKAGDGSITTTTCNYDSLLGVPPDEAKIEEIKAQSIGLFKKVEEYLIANPTLYS; encoded by the exons ATGGTGGCAGAAAGCTACAGTTTTGAAATAGAGTCTCCAGTGGAGGCAAAAAGGCTGTGGAATGGAACTCTGGACACCTACAACTTATTGCCAAAGCAAGTTCTAGGGATCACATCAGGAATCACACTTTTTCAAGGAGATGGAGGAGTTAGCACCATTCGACAAGTCAACTTCACTGCAG CCAACAAGGATTTTAGCTATGTTAAAGAGAAGGTGGACTTGATTGACGAGGCCAACATGGTTTACAGTTTCAGCCATGTGGAAGGAGGTGTGATTGGGACAAAGGATGCCTCAATAAGCTACACAATTAAATTTTCCCCCAAAGCAGGGGATGGATCCATTACAACCACTACCTGCAACTATGACAGCCTCCTTGGTGTCCCTCCTGATGAAGCCAAAATTGAGGAGATCAAAGCCCAGAGCATTGGTTTGTTCAAGAAGGTGGAGGAATATCTTATTGCCAATCCCACTTTATACTCCTAA